The Devosia sp. MC521 genome has a segment encoding these proteins:
- a CDS encoding pyridoxine 5'-phosphate synthase gives MTLLSVNLNAVAQLRNRRDLPWPSVTGIARVVLDAGAAGITIHPRPDERHIRRTDVFALAELLSLEYPDVEYNIEGYPSEDFITLIETINPHQVTLVPDDPSQATSDHGWDFVGQADILNAVIPRLRGAQGRRISLFCDPDAGAEGVAAAKAVGADRIELFTGPYGACYDNRAAAQRELVALADTCAAALAIGLGVNAGHDLTLENLPAFQEQVTGVAEASIGHGITADALLYGFAEATRRYCAVLAD, from the coding sequence GTGACTCTGCTGTCCGTCAATCTCAACGCCGTCGCCCAACTCCGCAATCGCCGCGATCTGCCGTGGCCGAGTGTGACCGGCATTGCGCGCGTGGTTTTGGACGCGGGCGCTGCGGGCATCACCATTCATCCCCGTCCCGACGAACGCCATATTCGGCGTACGGACGTGTTCGCTTTGGCTGAGCTTCTGTCCTTGGAATATCCCGATGTCGAATACAACATCGAGGGTTACCCAAGCGAAGATTTCATCACCCTGATCGAAACCATCAATCCCCATCAAGTCACGCTGGTGCCGGATGATCCGAGCCAGGCGACTTCTGACCACGGATGGGATTTTGTCGGTCAGGCCGACATTCTCAACGCGGTCATCCCGCGTCTTCGTGGTGCTCAAGGGCGCCGTATCTCGCTGTTTTGCGATCCAGACGCTGGGGCTGAAGGCGTTGCTGCTGCCAAGGCGGTTGGTGCCGACCGTATCGAACTGTTCACCGGCCCTTATGGCGCTTGCTATGACAACCGGGCTGCCGCGCAGCGTGAACTCGTGGCGCTGGCTGATACCTGCGCCGCTGCCCTTGCCATTGGTCTGGGTGTCAATGCCGGGCATGATCTGACGCTCGAAAACCTGCCCGCTTTCCAAGAGCAGGTGACAGGCGTCGCAGAGGCTTCCATTGGCCACGGCATCACCGCAGACGCACTGCTCTATGGCTTTGCTGAAGCCACCCGTCGCTACTGCGCGGTCCTCGCAGACTAA
- a CDS encoding inorganic phosphate transporter gives MSKSALDKDLQRVSGMETATFNLTRSLAAPGIALVFLLLAAVWASYAMGGSPGTYIVVISACIAGYMALNVGANDVANNMGPAVGARAITMGGALVIAAIFEAAGALLAGGDVVNTVARDLLIAPDFESKTFITVMMSALLASALWVNLATYIGAPVSTTHAVVGGVVGSGIAAAGFGVVNWGMIGAIATSWVISPVMGGLCAAGLLWLIMKTITNRLDKISAARVWVPILVALMTGVFAIYLATKGMSRIWKPELPIVVTLFFVFTALGWIVSMPIVRKQSMNLENRKKHVATLFRIPLVISAALLSFAHGANDVANAIGPMAAIVSAIESGGADAGGISLPFWVLAIGAIGISLGLALFGPRLIRTVGEQITKLNEIRAFCAALSAAVTVLVASALGMPVSSTHIAVGAVFGVGFLREYFSRRDMEGSAVPVNAKFVDPSQLNATPEEALANARKSEGRLLVRRQHVYSIAAAWVVTVPASAVLSGVLYYVLSLIIR, from the coding sequence ATGAGTAAAAGCGCGCTCGACAAAGACTTGCAGCGTGTTTCCGGAATGGAAACGGCAACCTTCAATTTAACCCGCTCGCTCGCAGCGCCGGGCATCGCCTTGGTCTTCCTTCTGCTGGCCGCAGTTTGGGCCAGCTACGCGATGGGCGGCTCGCCAGGCACATATATCGTCGTCATATCGGCCTGTATCGCAGGCTATATGGCGCTAAACGTTGGCGCAAATGACGTCGCCAACAACATGGGCCCAGCTGTCGGTGCCCGTGCCATTACCATGGGCGGTGCTCTCGTAATCGCGGCAATCTTCGAAGCGGCTGGCGCTCTGCTCGCTGGCGGCGACGTGGTCAACACAGTAGCGCGCGATCTGCTGATCGCACCGGACTTCGAGTCGAAGACCTTTATTACCGTGATGATGTCTGCCCTGCTGGCCTCTGCGCTGTGGGTGAACCTGGCGACCTATATTGGCGCGCCAGTTTCCACCACTCACGCCGTTGTCGGTGGCGTCGTTGGCTCCGGCATTGCTGCCGCAGGCTTTGGCGTCGTCAACTGGGGCATGATTGGCGCTATCGCCACCAGCTGGGTGATTTCGCCAGTCATGGGCGGGCTGTGCGCAGCAGGCCTTTTGTGGTTGATCATGAAGACGATCACCAATCGCCTCGACAAGATTTCAGCGGCGCGCGTTTGGGTACCAATCCTTGTCGCACTGATGACAGGCGTCTTCGCCATTTATCTAGCGACCAAGGGCATGAGCCGCATTTGGAAGCCTGAACTGCCGATCGTCGTGACGCTGTTCTTCGTGTTCACCGCACTTGGTTGGATTGTTTCCATGCCAATCGTGCGCAAGCAGTCGATGAACCTTGAAAACCGCAAAAAGCATGTAGCGACCCTGTTCCGCATTCCGCTGGTAATCTCGGCCGCCCTGCTCTCCTTCGCCCACGGTGCAAACGACGTTGCCAACGCTATCGGTCCTATGGCCGCTATCGTGAGCGCCATCGAAAGCGGCGGGGCTGACGCAGGTGGCATCAGCTTGCCATTCTGGGTCCTAGCCATTGGCGCAATCGGGATTTCACTAGGCCTCGCGCTGTTTGGCCCCCGCCTCATCCGTACTGTTGGCGAGCAGATCACCAAGCTCAACGAAATCCGCGCATTCTGTGCGGCGCTGTCGGCGGCTGTGACCGTACTCGTCGCTTCAGCACTCGGCATGCCGGTTTCCTCAACGCACATCGCTGTGGGTGCAGTGTTCGGCGTCGGGTTCCTGCGTGAGTATTTCTCGCGCCGCGATATGGAAGGCTCGGCAGTTCCGGTTAACGCTAAGTTCGTTGATCCATCCCAGCTCAATGCCACCCCGGAAGAGGCACTTGCCAATGCCCGTAAGTCTGAAGGGCGTCTCCTGGTCCGGCGTCAGCATGTTTACTCGATCGCGGCGGCCTGGGTCGTAACCGTCCCCGCATCGGCCGTTTTGTCGGGCGTGCTCTATTACGTGCTGAGCCTGATCATTCGCTAA
- a CDS encoding YeeE/YedE family protein produces the protein MTLSPSRYLVPLIAATVLIWGFVSLNSAGVESRPLALSLVLGTAFGIVLQRSRFCFLCNFRDLIEKRQAGGIIAILVALAVGAIGYTTIFGAWLPTPALERLPPTAHIGPVSITLAIASTVFGIGMAISGSCLSAHFYRLSEGSVISPFAIIGAFFGFGIGFLTWNSLFLAVTTNAFIGWIPHHLGYAGGLTLTLVLLGALAIGALLWAKPQATEAEAALTLETGVRNLFFKRWPAIISGTLVGIISTLAYLRVAPLGVTAELGSLARTAGTAGGIVPSSLFGLDTLRGCATIIKETLLSNNGLFVLGIIGGSFFTSFIAGQFKPRRLKGSDVARGLVGGVLLGWGSMTALGCTVGVLLSGIQAGSLSGWVFLVFMCLGILLTWRLARVFRISL, from the coding sequence ATGACTTTGTCGCCATCTCGCTATCTCGTGCCGCTGATTGCAGCGACGGTGCTGATCTGGGGTTTCGTTTCTCTCAACAGTGCGGGCGTCGAAAGCCGCCCCCTCGCTTTGTCACTGGTGCTCGGCACGGCCTTCGGCATTGTGCTGCAGCGCAGCCGCTTTTGCTTCCTCTGCAACTTCCGCGATCTCATCGAGAAGCGGCAGGCAGGGGGCATCATTGCCATTCTGGTGGCATTGGCCGTTGGCGCGATTGGCTACACCACCATTTTTGGCGCTTGGCTGCCGACACCGGCGCTGGAGCGCTTACCCCCGACCGCTCATATCGGCCCGGTTAGCATTACCCTTGCCATTGCCTCGACCGTCTTCGGCATCGGCATGGCCATCTCTGGCTCATGCCTTTCGGCGCATTTCTATCGCCTTTCTGAAGGCTCGGTCATTTCGCCCTTCGCCATCATCGGCGCTTTCTTTGGTTTCGGCATTGGCTTCCTCACTTGGAACAGTCTTTTCCTCGCTGTGACCACCAATGCCTTTATCGGCTGGATCCCGCACCACCTTGGCTATGCTGGTGGGCTGACGCTGACGCTGGTTTTGCTCGGCGCACTGGCGATTGGTGCGCTGCTGTGGGCCAAGCCGCAAGCAACGGAAGCGGAAGCAGCGCTGACACTGGAAACCGGGGTAAGGAACCTGTTCTTTAAGCGCTGGCCCGCGATCATCTCCGGAACGCTGGTGGGCATTATCTCCACCCTCGCCTATCTGCGCGTTGCGCCGCTGGGCGTTACAGCCGAACTTGGCTCGCTGGCGCGTACCGCCGGCACTGCGGGAGGCATTGTGCCGTCGAGCCTCTTTGGCTTGGACACGCTGCGCGGCTGCGCCACCATCATCAAGGAAACCCTGCTCTCCAACAACGGCCTTTTCGTTCTGGGCATTATCGGGGGGAGTTTTTTCACCTCGTTTATCGCCGGTCAGTTCAAGCCGCGCCGCCTAAAGGGCTCTGACGTTGCTCGTGGTCTCGTGGGCGGCGTGCTGCTGGGCTGGGGCTCGATGACGGCGCTTGGTTGCACAGTGGGCGTTTTGCTCTCTGGCATTCAGGCAGGGTCTTTGTCGGGCTGGGTCTTCCTCGTCTTCATGTGCCTTGGCATTCTGCTGACCTGGCGCTTGGCGCGGGTCTTCCGCATCAGCCTTTAA
- a CDS encoding potassium transporter Kup, translated as MTHSENTAPSVGDVNVPHSDHKSNNLPMLTLGAIGVVYGDIGTSPIYAFRQAMHVRPGAAATNVEILGLLSLIVWVLALTVAVKYVFFVTRADNNGEGGTLSLMALARKTFTNPPFWITALGILGAAMFFGDAIITPAVSVLSAVEGIDLVAPGMTRWVVPITLVIIVGVFAVQKFGTAKVAIIFGPITAIWFLVLGASGLFNIMQYPAILWALNPLLGIEFLVTHLGIAFVVMGAIFLAVTGAEALYVDLGHFGRKPIVLAWFGLVFPCLLLNYFGQGAYVLHTGVNNVVSPFYEMQPEWALLPFVILATLATIIASQAVITGTFSLTQQAIAMNMLPRMRVLHTSETQSGQIYMPQINMFLMIGVLILVAAFGSSASLSNAYGIAVSGVMIVTLALLLVVMRRNWKWPLWAVASFGVVFAIIDGGFFAANASKLFQGGWFPAAVAVFVALLMGSWMAGRRRLQEKTRRDEVPLQFLVDNLAKKKPTTVPGTAIFLTSDIEGAPTALLHSLKHYKVLHEQNVILTVRTSTSPRVPDDEKVTIDAYNALFFRVVITFGFMETPNLPKALGLARKLGWKFDIMSTSFFLSRRSLKIGKSTSFWHTWQDKLFIRLSRNASDATEYFHIPSGRVVEIGTQVLL; from the coding sequence ATGACGCATTCGGAAAACACCGCGCCCAGCGTCGGTGATGTGAACGTCCCCCACAGCGATCACAAGTCCAACAATCTACCCATGCTGACCCTCGGGGCGATCGGTGTCGTCTATGGCGATATCGGCACCTCGCCGATCTACGCTTTCCGGCAGGCCATGCACGTGCGCCCGGGCGCTGCGGCAACCAATGTCGAGATCCTTGGTCTGCTCTCGCTGATCGTGTGGGTGCTCGCGCTCACCGTCGCGGTCAAATATGTGTTCTTCGTCACCCGTGCGGACAACAATGGTGAAGGCGGCACGCTCAGCTTGATGGCGCTTGCCCGCAAGACCTTCACCAACCCACCATTCTGGATTACAGCGCTCGGGATTTTGGGCGCGGCCATGTTCTTCGGCGATGCCATTATCACCCCCGCCGTTTCGGTTCTGTCAGCCGTTGAAGGCATTGATCTTGTGGCCCCGGGCATGACGCGCTGGGTGGTGCCAATCACACTGGTCATTATTGTCGGCGTTTTTGCCGTGCAAAAATTTGGCACGGCGAAAGTCGCCATCATTTTTGGCCCCATAACGGCGATCTGGTTCCTCGTTCTCGGTGCCTCGGGCCTCTTCAATATCATGCAGTACCCGGCGATCCTGTGGGCGCTGAACCCGCTGCTCGGCATCGAGTTTCTTGTCACCCACCTCGGCATCGCCTTCGTGGTGATGGGGGCAATCTTTCTTGCTGTGACCGGCGCAGAAGCGCTCTACGTCGATCTGGGGCACTTTGGTCGCAAACCGATTGTGCTGGCTTGGTTTGGCCTCGTCTTTCCGTGCCTGTTGCTGAATTATTTCGGGCAGGGGGCTTATGTGCTGCATACGGGCGTCAACAACGTTGTCAGCCCGTTCTATGAGATGCAGCCTGAATGGGCGTTGCTGCCTTTCGTGATCCTCGCCACCTTGGCGACCATCATTGCCTCTCAGGCGGTCATCACGGGCACCTTCAGCCTCACTCAGCAGGCTATCGCTATGAACATGCTGCCGCGCATGCGCGTGCTCCACACGTCGGAGACGCAGAGCGGTCAGATCTACATGCCGCAGATCAACATGTTCCTGATGATCGGCGTGCTGATCCTCGTTGCTGCATTCGGTAGCTCGGCGTCCCTCTCCAATGCTTATGGAATTGCCGTGTCGGGGGTGATGATTGTCACGCTGGCCTTGTTGCTCGTTGTCATGCGCCGCAATTGGAAATGGCCGCTCTGGGCCGTTGCCTCATTTGGCGTGGTCTTTGCTATTATCGACGGCGGGTTCTTTGCCGCGAACGCGTCAAAGCTCTTCCAGGGGGGCTGGTTCCCTGCGGCGGTCGCAGTGTTTGTCGCGCTCTTGATGGGCAGCTGGATGGCCGGTCGTCGCCGTCTGCAGGAAAAGACCCGTCGCGATGAAGTGCCGTTGCAGTTCCTCGTCGATAACCTCGCCAAGAAAAAGCCAACGACTGTGCCCGGCACAGCGATCTTCCTCACCAGCGACATCGAGGGCGCGCCGACAGCGCTCCTGCACAGCCTCAAGCACTACAAGGTGCTGCATGAGCAGAACGTCATTCTGACGGTTCGCACCTCGACTTCGCCGCGCGTGCCGGACGATGAAAAGGTCACGATCGACGCCTATAACGCGCTGTTCTTCCGCGTGGTTATCACCTTTGGCTTTATGGAAACGCCGAACCTGCCAAAGGCACTGGGGTTGGCGCGCAAGCTGGGGTGGAAGTTCGACATCATGTCGACCTCCTTCTTCCTTTCGCGTCGTTCGCTTAAAATCGGCAAGTCCACGTCGTTCTGGCACACCTGGCAGGACAAGCTGTTCATTCGCCTGTCGCGCAATGCCAGCGACGCCACCGAATACTTCCACATCCCGTCTGGGCGGGTGGTGGAAATCGGCACTCAGGTGCTGTTGTAA
- a CDS encoding NADPH-dependent FMN reductase yields MSKLKIGVIISTTRPTRFGHVPAQWIADKANERPEIAAEIVDLRDYDLPFFDEAASTAWMPSQNANAQKWQKKIAELDGYIFVTAEYNRSISGALKNAIDQAYVEWNKKAFGAFGYGGVGGARAIEHLRNIGVELQMVSTRSAVHLAGADFASVHPGFGGTKSLNDIEGAIGGAAKDMLDQLIWWASATKQAREADAATAIAAE; encoded by the coding sequence ATGTCCAAGCTCAAGATTGGCGTTATTATTTCGACCACTCGTCCGACCCGCTTCGGTCACGTCCCTGCCCAGTGGATTGCTGACAAGGCCAACGAACGCCCTGAAATCGCAGCTGAAATCGTAGACCTGCGCGACTATGACCTGCCATTCTTTGACGAAGCTGCGTCCACTGCCTGGATGCCTTCGCAGAACGCAAATGCGCAGAAGTGGCAGAAGAAAATTGCTGAACTCGACGGCTACATCTTCGTAACCGCTGAATACAACCGTTCGATCTCTGGCGCTCTCAAGAACGCAATTGATCAGGCCTATGTCGAGTGGAACAAGAAGGCTTTTGGCGCTTTCGGTTACGGTGGTGTTGGTGGCGCACGCGCTATCGAGCACCTGCGGAACATCGGTGTTGAGCTGCAGATGGTTTCGACTCGCTCGGCAGTTCACCTTGCTGGCGCTGATTTTGCCTCGGTTCACCCAGGCTTTGGCGGCACCAAGTCGCTGAACGACATCGAAGGTGCAATCGGTGGCGCGGCCAAGGACATGCTCGATCAGCTGATCTGGTGGGCCTCTGCTACAAAGCAGGCTCGCGAAGCAGACGCTGCAACTGCAATCGCTGCTGAGTAA
- a CDS encoding acetolactate synthase 3 large subunit, which yields MAEKMTGAEMVIQALTDQGVEHIFGYPGGAALPIYDAMFQQDFVQHILVRHEQGATHMAEGYARSTGKPGVVLVTSGPGATNAVTGLTDALLDSIPLVCITAQVPTTLIGTDGFQECDTVGITRSCTKHNYLVKNVADLPRILHEAFHVATTGRPGPVVIDIPKDIQFAVGDYYRPEPSTLRAKSYRPQMDGDLKAIEAAVDMMLKAERPIFYTGGGIINSGPEASESLRELAELTGFPVTSTLMGLGAFPASNKQWLGMLGMHGSYEANLAMHDCDVMINIGARFDDRITGRVDAFSPNSRKIHVDIDPASINKIIRVDIPIVGDCNRVLAEMIRIWRSKTNQPRNEAIAPWWSQIEKWRAVGSFKFKNSDTVIKPQWAIQRLYEATKNQSKEVYITTEVGQHQMWAAQHFHFDKPNHWMTSGGLGTMGYGLPAAVGVQVAHEDALVIDIAGEASVQMTMQEISTAVQYRLPIKIFILNNERMGMVRQWQDLLHGSRYAHSYSESLPDFVKLAEAYGAKGIRCENPAELDAAIAEMLDYDGPVIFDVIVEKDENCLPMIPSGKPHNEIILPDTADIGDIIDEKGRQLV from the coding sequence ATGGCCGAAAAAATGACCGGCGCTGAAATGGTGATCCAAGCGCTCACCGATCAGGGCGTTGAACATATCTTCGGATATCCCGGTGGCGCTGCGCTGCCAATTTATGATGCGATGTTCCAGCAGGACTTCGTCCAGCACATTCTGGTGCGCCACGAACAGGGTGCGACCCACATGGCCGAAGGCTATGCACGTTCGACTGGCAAGCCGGGCGTTGTGCTCGTGACGTCGGGCCCGGGCGCGACCAATGCGGTGACCGGCCTCACCGACGCTCTTCTCGATTCCATTCCGCTCGTTTGCATCACCGCGCAGGTGCCAACGACCCTTATCGGGACCGACGGCTTCCAGGAATGCGATACGGTCGGCATCACCCGTTCGTGCACCAAGCACAATTACCTCGTAAAGAACGTGGCGGACCTGCCGCGCATCCTGCACGAGGCCTTCCACGTCGCCACCACTGGCCGCCCGGGTCCGGTTGTCATCGATATTCCGAAGGACATTCAGTTCGCGGTTGGCGATTACTATCGTCCAGAGCCGAGCACGCTGCGCGCCAAGTCGTACCGTCCGCAGATGGATGGCGACCTCAAGGCTATCGAAGCGGCTGTCGATATGATGCTCAAGGCTGAGCGTCCGATCTTCTACACCGGAGGCGGCATCATCAACTCGGGTCCGGAAGCCTCCGAATCCCTGCGCGAGCTGGCCGAACTCACTGGCTTCCCAGTCACCTCGACCCTGATGGGTCTGGGCGCGTTCCCGGCTTCCAACAAGCAGTGGCTCGGCATGCTGGGCATGCACGGTTCTTACGAAGCGAACTTGGCGATGCATGACTGTGACGTCATGATCAACATCGGCGCACGCTTTGACGACCGTATCACCGGCCGCGTCGATGCTTTCTCGCCAAACAGCCGCAAGATCCACGTTGATATCGATCCTGCATCGATCAACAAGATTATCCGCGTCGACATTCCAATCGTTGGCGATTGCAACCGCGTGCTGGCGGAAATGATCCGCATCTGGCGTTCCAAGACCAATCAGCCTCGCAATGAAGCAATTGCGCCGTGGTGGAGCCAGATTGAAAAGTGGCGCGCCGTTGGTTCGTTCAAATTCAAGAACTCGGACACGGTCATCAAGCCGCAATGGGCTATCCAGCGCTTGTATGAAGCGACCAAGAACCAGTCCAAGGAAGTCTACATCACCACTGAAGTGGGCCAGCACCAGATGTGGGCTGCGCAGCACTTCCACTTCGATAAGCCAAACCACTGGATGACCTCGGGTGGTCTCGGCACCATGGGTTATGGCCTGCCAGCCGCTGTTGGCGTGCAGGTTGCGCATGAAGATGCACTGGTGATCGATATCGCCGGCGAAGCGTCCGTACAGATGACCATGCAGGAAATCTCGACGGCGGTTCAGTATCGTCTGCCGATCAAGATCTTCATCCTCAACAACGAGCGCATGGGCATGGTCCGCCAGTGGCAGGATCTGCTGCACGGCTCGCGCTATGCGCATTCCTATTCGGAATCGCTGCCGGACTTCGTCAAGCTTGCTGAAGCTTATGGCGCTAAGGGTATTCGCTGCGAAAACCCAGCCGAGCTCGACGCGGCAATCGCGGAAATGCTCGACTATGACGGCCCAGTTATCTTCGACGTGATCGTCGAGAAGGACGAGAACTGCCTGCCGATGATCCCATCGGGCAAGCCGCACAATGAAATTATCCTGCCTGATACCGCTGACATCGGCGACATCATCGACGAGAAGGGACGCCAGCTGGTTTAA
- the ilvN gene encoding acetolactate synthase small subunit, with translation MNAHLQPTGSAYFMAPETQQNERHTLSVLVDNEPGILARVVSLFSARGYNIESLTVSETEHDSRLSRITVVVIATPKVLIQIKSQLERLVPVHKVHDLSAEGAFVERELALIKVRGSGDHRAETLRLADAFRAHIIDSTVESFVFEVTGKPEKIDSFIALMAPLGLVEVVRTGLAAISRGPESM, from the coding sequence ATGAACGCACATCTCCAGCCCACTGGTTCCGCCTATTTCATGGCTCCAGAAACCCAGCAGAACGAACGCCACACGCTTTCGGTTTTGGTCGACAATGAGCCCGGTATCCTCGCACGTGTCGTGAGCCTCTTCTCGGCGCGCGGCTACAATATCGAGAGCCTGACCGTCAGTGAGACCGAACACGACAGTCGACTTAGTCGCATCACTGTTGTTGTCATCGCCACGCCCAAGGTTCTGATCCAGATCAAGAGCCAGCTGGAGCGTCTCGTGCCGGTCCATAAGGTTCATGACCTTTCGGCAGAAGGCGCTTTCGTTGAGCGTGAATTGGCGCTGATCAAGGTTCGTGGTTCGGGCGATCATCGCGCTGAAACGCTGCGTCTTGCTGATGCCTTCCGTGCGCACATCATCGACTCGACCGTCGAGAGCTTTGTTTTCGAAGTCACCGGCAAGCCAGAAAAGATCGATAGCTTTATCGCTCTGATGGCTCCGCTTGGTCTCGTCGAAGTGGTCCGCACCGGTCTGGCTGCGATCAGCCGCGGCCCTGAAAGCATGTAA
- a CDS encoding NADH:flavin oxidoreductase/NADH oxidase — translation MSELFSPITLRDVTLRNRTVVAPMCMYSSIDGFANDWHFVHLGRFAIGGFGLVIVEATGVVPEGRISYADMGLWKDEHIAPLARIVDFLHTHGTAAGIQLAHAGRKASTSVEWRGADELQTEEQRKAVGYEHWVPVAPSAESHDPNDDDYQVPTALDAAGIQRVIDGFADAAIRADKAGFDTVEIHAAHGYLLNQFLSTLANHRTDEYGGSRENRMRLVLEVTEAVRAVWPASKPLMARISASDNAEGGWTIEDSVVLARELKARGVEVIDCSSGGFAQGRIKPEANYQVKFAQQVKAEGDILTMAVGLLGDVEGAEQIIARGEADFIALARGAMDDPQWAAHARRALDGSYDNWPVQTVRVQSRDKVLGVRK, via the coding sequence ATGTCTGAGTTATTCTCCCCGATCACGCTTCGTGACGTGACTCTGCGCAACCGGACTGTGGTTGCGCCCATGTGCATGTATTCCTCCATCGACGGCTTCGCCAATGATTGGCATTTCGTTCATCTGGGGCGCTTTGCCATTGGTGGTTTTGGTCTGGTGATTGTGGAGGCCACGGGCGTTGTCCCCGAGGGTCGCATTTCCTATGCGGACATGGGGCTCTGGAAAGACGAGCACATCGCTCCCCTCGCCCGCATTGTCGATTTCCTGCACACGCACGGCACAGCCGCAGGGATTCAGCTGGCCCATGCGGGGCGCAAGGCCTCGACATCTGTCGAATGGCGCGGCGCGGATGAACTTCAAACGGAAGAACAGCGCAAGGCCGTAGGCTATGAGCACTGGGTACCAGTGGCGCCGAGTGCCGAAAGCCACGACCCCAATGACGACGACTATCAGGTGCCAACAGCACTGGACGCAGCCGGTATTCAGCGTGTCATTGACGGGTTTGCAGACGCTGCAATCCGCGCCGACAAGGCGGGTTTCGATACCGTCGAAATCCACGCCGCGCATGGGTATCTGCTCAACCAATTCCTCTCGACACTCGCCAACCATCGTACCGACGAATATGGCGGCAGCCGCGAAAACCGGATGCGACTGGTTTTGGAAGTGACCGAAGCGGTGCGGGCGGTGTGGCCTGCCAGCAAGCCGCTCATGGCGCGCATCTCGGCAAGCGACAATGCGGAAGGCGGCTGGACAATTGAGGATAGCGTCGTGCTGGCGCGCGAGCTCAAAGCGCGTGGTGTTGAGGTGATCGATTGCTCAAGCGGCGGGTTTGCGCAGGGCCGGATCAAGCCCGAGGCGAATTATCAGGTCAAGTTCGCCCAGCAGGTGAAGGCCGAGGGCGATATTCTGACCATGGCAGTGGGCCTCTTGGGTGACGTTGAAGGCGCAGAACAGATCATTGCGCGTGGCGAGGCCGACTTCATCGCGCTGGCCCGCGGGGCAATGGACGATCCGCAATGGGCAGCCCACGCGCGACGGGCACTTGATGGGTCTTATGACAACTGGCCGGTGCAAACAGTGCGGGTGCAAAGTCGAGACAAGGTTCTCGGCGTGCGGAAATGA
- a CDS encoding NUDIX domain-containing protein: MRELLKHWSPAVETPDALRQAGALPYSIIDGRMAFLLITSRRSGKWIFPKGAIEPGYTAWDSAASEAAEEAGVVGTISQDVIGSYRASTGGEGATLVNVDLYPLLVTEQLESWREQGQRLRHWATLTEAKRLLADRSLARLAVKFHTAYLVK; this comes from the coding sequence TTGCGCGAATTGCTTAAGCATTGGAGCCCCGCCGTCGAAACGCCAGATGCGTTGCGTCAGGCCGGAGCTCTGCCATATTCGATCATCGACGGGCGCATGGCTTTCCTGCTGATCACCTCGCGCCGCAGCGGCAAGTGGATCTTTCCAAAGGGTGCTATTGAGCCTGGCTATACTGCTTGGGACAGCGCTGCGAGCGAGGCTGCTGAAGAGGCGGGTGTTGTCGGCACAATCTCGCAGGACGTTATTGGCAGCTACCGCGCCAGCACCGGCGGGGAAGGGGCGACTTTAGTGAATGTCGATCTCTACCCACTTCTCGTCACCGAGCAGCTCGAGAGCTGGCGTGAGCAAGGGCAGCGTCTACGCCACTGGGCGACGCTGACAGAAGCCAAGCGTCTTTTGGCCGATCGCTCATTGGCGCGTCTCGCTGTGAAGTTTCACACGGCTTATCTCGTCAAGTAA